A single Candidatus Fusobacterium pullicola DNA region contains:
- a CDS encoding FMN-binding protein — translation MKIEKIRKICVVAFIIVGLACIFIEKANAPKEYTGVGDGFNDEITVTILTKKNSNGEVRISDVKYAHNDTQAIADPAIGQLITQLKATQDISKLDTIAGATYSSEGFIMAVEDALSKIKK, via the coding sequence GTGAAGATAGAAAAAATTAGAAAGATATGTGTAGTAGCTTTTATCATTGTAGGATTAGCTTGTATATTTATAGAAAAGGCTAATGCTCCTAAGGAGTATACAGGAGTGGGAGATGGATTTAATGATGAGATTACTGTAACAATACTTACTAAAAAGAATTCCAATGGTGAAGTTAGAATTTCAGATGTAAAATATGCACATAATGATACACAAGCCATTGCAGATCCAGCAATAGGGCAACTTATAACACAATTAAAAGCAACACAAGATATTTCAAAACTAGATACAATAGCCGGAGCAACTTATAGTTCAGAAGGGTTTATTATGGCTGTAGAGGATGCTTTGTCGAAGATAAAGAAATAG
- a CDS encoding acylneuraminate cytidylyltransferase family protein has translation MYKGKKILGIIPARGGSKGIPSKNIIEIYGKPLIQYSIECAKSSKYLDRTVISTDDLEIKEVAERFGGDVPFMRPEELAQDTSKTIDAVVHAINWLKEHGEEYDYLVLLQNTVPLRKGWHIDEAIEKLFESDEKSLVSVTEVDENPVLMRTINEDGTVKNLLSLNSTMRRQDFPKFYRVNGAIYIQELNENFGLETSLNDGRLAYIMNEKYSVDIDTYLDIKKIEYYLDQELKGK, from the coding sequence ATGTATAAAGGAAAGAAAATATTGGGAATAATACCAGCTAGAGGTGGAAGTAAGGGTATTCCATCTAAAAATATTATAGAGATATATGGAAAACCATTGATACAATACTCTATAGAGTGTGCAAAATCATCTAAATACCTAGACAGAACTGTTATATCTACAGATGACTTGGAGATAAAAGAGGTAGCTGAGAGATTTGGAGGAGACGTTCCATTTATGAGACCAGAGGAGTTAGCTCAAGATACATCTAAAACAATAGATGCTGTGGTACATGCTATAAATTGGTTAAAAGAGCACGGAGAGGAGTATGATTACCTTGTACTACTTCAAAATACTGTACCTCTTAGAAAAGGTTGGCATATAGATGAGGCAATAGAGAAACTTTTTGAAAGTGATGAGAAAAGTCTTGTAAGTGTGACAGAGGTTGATGAGAACCCTGTACTTATGAGAACTATCAATGAAGATGGAACAGTAAAAAATCTATTATCACTAAATAGTACTATGAGAAGACAGGATTTCCCAAAATTCTATAGGGTAAATGGGGCTATCTATATACAGGAGTTAAATGAAAACTTTGGATTAGAGACAAGTTTAAATGATGGTAGACTTGCCTATATAATGAATGAAAAATACTCTGTAGATATAGACACATATTTGGACATTAAGAAGATAGAATACTATTTAGATCAAGAATTAAAGGGAAAATAG